A genomic stretch from Setaria italica strain Yugu1 chromosome VII, Setaria_italica_v2.0, whole genome shotgun sequence includes:
- the LOC101761425 gene encoding protein AUXIN-REGULATED GENE INVOLVED IN ORGAN SIZE-like, protein MRAFDFNKKAHAKAKLIANSAGPSRGAPAAPSSDMESGRGGGGGASSSRMATSDQRLLHRAEEEERSSHGGGGGFWARYSSFSFLLLVGVTMSLVILPLVLPPLPPPPSMLMLVPVAMLVLLLVLAFMPTTSTAGRGGAGHTYL, encoded by the exons ATGCGTGCCTTCGACTTCAACAAGAAGGCGCACGCAAAGGCCAAG CTGATCGCCAACAGTGCCGGTCCCAGCCGCGGCGCACCCGCCGCGCCCAGTAGCGACATGGAgagcggcaggggcggcggcggcggcgcgtcatCGTCACGCATGGCGACGTCCGATCAGAGGCTCCTCCAcagggcggaggaggaggagcgtaGCAGccacggcggaggcggcggcttctGGGCCAGGTACTCCTCGTTCTCGTTCCTGCTGCTCGTGGGCGTCACCATGTCGCTGGTGATCCTCCCGCTCGTCCTgccaccgctcccgccgccgccgtcgatgctGATGCTGGTGCCGGTGGCaatgctggtgctgctgcttgtGCTGGCGTTCATGCCGACGACGTCgacggccggccgcggtggggCGGGCCATACCTACTTGTAG